The Geothrix sp. genome has a window encoding:
- a CDS encoding DNA translocase FtsK 4TM domain-containing protein, protein MQGIGRWMLRAVLGFVALVLLLSLVSFNPLDPHPFTQGPAVAAVQNLCGIVGATLAGLLQTLMGVGAWIVPPYLLWEAWPREGRHWPGRLAWLGLALAFWTALGAFAPRLWTGLADGGTVQLRWGGWLGSALWPAQRRLLGPVGLPLLLALVGLVCALVLAPSLTRALGLLLHRWLGEKAWPWMKPMPAKGFQGFLTMVKRPFLRGRNPEQPELDAADGAALKALAMRQQALEAQRESLLKAELETAEARKKQPQIRAEDLLPPIHSLHLDAAQAVIDAQPLPAAGPISADPTAPFRAKLLVDAPTQPPPKPTVAKAQVAKDRFGRESVQPPLPLTEPTPAKPLPPLPAPVPAERLKPSVAERETLPPRRLFDPPGQHAKADLAMLESIKERIGQKLSEFKIKGAVTGMQPGPVVTVFEFQPDAGIPLSRILGMEEDLALALQAEAVRMDRIPGKNLVGIEVPNPKREIITFREVIDSPAFRDAGGLLQLALGKDIAGRPVVADLNKMPHLLIGGSTGSGKSVGVNAMICSCLVRAMPDEVKLILVDPKMVELGVYEDIPHLWAPVVTDMKEAGRVLKWVVAQMEDRYRRLALLSVRDLKGFNAKIADAGGSMDLTDRTPNPRWPDRPSVLEPLPYVLVVIDELADLMMVARSEVEDSIARIAQKARAVGIHLILATQRPSVDVVTGVIKANLPSRLSYRVRTKIDSRTILDSGGGEQLLGAGDALFLPNGASHPKRIHAPFLSEDETLRLVTWLRERGRPDYNQALISAMEAEEEALIEDPDAAAVGGDDIYQRAIAVVTRERKASTSLLQRKLNLGYGRAARIIDRMESEGIVGPDRGAGKPREVFAPAE, encoded by the coding sequence TTGCAGGGGATCGGCCGTTGGATGCTGAGGGCGGTGCTGGGTTTCGTGGCCCTGGTACTCCTGCTCTCTCTGGTGAGCTTCAATCCGCTGGATCCGCATCCCTTCACCCAGGGTCCGGCGGTGGCCGCCGTGCAGAACCTCTGCGGCATCGTGGGCGCGACCCTGGCCGGGCTGCTGCAGACCCTGATGGGCGTGGGCGCCTGGATCGTGCCGCCCTACCTCCTTTGGGAGGCGTGGCCCCGGGAGGGCCGCCACTGGCCTGGACGCCTGGCCTGGCTGGGCCTGGCCCTCGCCTTCTGGACCGCCCTCGGCGCCTTCGCCCCCCGCCTCTGGACGGGCCTGGCGGATGGCGGCACCGTGCAGCTCCGCTGGGGCGGCTGGCTCGGCAGCGCCCTCTGGCCCGCCCAGCGCCGCCTGCTGGGTCCCGTGGGCCTGCCCCTGCTCCTGGCCCTCGTGGGCCTCGTCTGCGCCCTGGTGCTGGCCCCCTCCCTCACCCGCGCCCTGGGCCTCCTGCTCCACCGCTGGCTCGGCGAGAAGGCCTGGCCCTGGATGAAACCCATGCCCGCCAAGGGCTTCCAGGGCTTCCTCACCATGGTCAAGCGCCCATTCCTCCGCGGGCGGAATCCAGAGCAGCCTGAGCTCGATGCCGCCGATGGCGCCGCCCTCAAGGCCCTGGCCATGCGCCAGCAGGCGCTGGAGGCGCAGCGCGAGTCGCTGCTCAAGGCCGAACTGGAGACCGCCGAAGCCCGGAAGAAGCAGCCCCAGATCCGCGCCGAGGACCTGCTGCCCCCCATCCACTCCCTGCACCTGGATGCCGCGCAGGCCGTCATCGACGCGCAGCCGCTTCCGGCCGCGGGCCCCATTTCCGCCGATCCCACGGCCCCCTTCCGCGCCAAGCTGCTGGTGGACGCCCCCACTCAGCCGCCGCCGAAACCCACCGTGGCCAAGGCCCAGGTGGCGAAGGACCGCTTCGGCCGCGAGAGCGTGCAGCCGCCCCTCCCCCTCACCGAACCCACCCCCGCCAAGCCTCTGCCGCCGCTTCCCGCCCCGGTTCCCGCGGAGCGGTTGAAACCCTCCGTCGCCGAGCGCGAGACCCTGCCGCCCCGCCGCCTCTTCGATCCGCCGGGCCAGCACGCCAAGGCCGACTTGGCCATGCTGGAGTCCATCAAGGAGCGCATTGGACAGAAGCTGTCCGAATTCAAGATCAAGGGTGCGGTCACCGGCATGCAGCCCGGACCCGTGGTCACGGTCTTCGAATTCCAGCCGGACGCCGGCATCCCGCTGTCGCGCATCCTGGGCATGGAGGAGGATCTCGCCCTGGCCCTCCAGGCCGAGGCCGTGCGCATGGACCGCATTCCCGGCAAGAACCTGGTGGGCATCGAAGTGCCTAACCCCAAGCGGGAGATCATCACCTTCCGCGAAGTGATCGACAGCCCCGCCTTCCGGGATGCCGGCGGGCTGCTGCAGCTGGCCCTCGGCAAGGACATCGCCGGCCGCCCGGTCGTGGCCGACCTCAACAAGATGCCGCACCTGCTCATCGGCGGCAGCACCGGCAGCGGCAAGAGCGTGGGCGTGAACGCCATGATCTGCTCCTGCCTCGTGCGCGCCATGCCCGATGAGGTGAAGCTCATCCTGGTGGATCCCAAGATGGTGGAGCTGGGCGTCTACGAGGACATCCCCCATCTGTGGGCTCCGGTGGTCACCGACATGAAGGAGGCGGGCCGGGTCCTCAAGTGGGTGGTGGCCCAGATGGAGGACCGCTACCGCCGCCTGGCGCTGTTGAGCGTCCGCGACCTGAAGGGCTTCAACGCCAAGATCGCGGATGCCGGCGGCTCCATGGATCTCACGGACCGGACGCCGAATCCCCGCTGGCCCGATCGCCCCTCGGTGCTCGAACCCCTGCCCTATGTGCTGGTGGTCATCGACGAGCTGGCGGACCTCATGATGGTCGCCCGCAGCGAAGTCGAGGACAGCATCGCGCGCATCGCGCAGAAGGCCCGCGCCGTGGGCATCCACCTGATCCTGGCCACCCAGCGGCCCAGCGTGGATGTGGTCACGGGCGTCATCAAGGCCAACCTGCCCAGCCGCCTCAGCTACCGCGTGCGCACCAAGATCGACAGCCGCACCATCCTGGATTCCGGCGGCGGCGAGCAGCTGCTGGGCGCGGGCGACGCGCTCTTCCTCCCCAACGGCGCCAGCCATCCGAAGCGCATCCATGCCCCCTTCCTCAGCGAAGACGAGACGCTGCGCCTCGTGACCTGGCTGCGGGAACGGGGCCGCCCCGACTACAACCAGGCCCTCATCAGCGCCATGGAGGCCGAGGAGGAGGCGCTCATCGAGGATCCCGACGCCGCGGCCGTCGGCGGGGACGACATCTACCAGCGCGCCATCGCCGTGGTGACCCGCGAACGCAAGGCCAGCACCAGCCTGCTCCAGCGCAAGCTGAACCTTGGCTACGGGCGCGCCGCACGGATCATCGACCGCATGGAATCGGAAGGCATCGTCGGCCCGGACCGCGGCGCGGGAAAGCCCCGCGAAGTCTTCGCTCCCGCCGAGTGA
- a CDS encoding rhodanese-like domain-containing protein, giving the protein MNRPNRFPLLLACIAASTTLVAADAPAKPASAKICTTCHTTAPDNLRGHFDNLALKNNSFQLKIDERTEVLRFDKATVKVVTPEPAADVDAALKSIARGHEVRVQFTERDGVKTAVAVFAKPPVKLAAHETVTLDEIQKLVAMGPEKGKYFLFDSRPTPRFLEGAIPTAVNLPFPAFDKNADKLPADKQALVIFYCSGKTCNMSPGSLAKAKKLGYTNAKVFIDGMPAWTKKNYGVLSPAALKTAFVDTSTPLVILDARPTAEASKGFIKGAVAADPAKLADLLKTFPAPKLKPPIVVVDETGGASAKAVAAELIKAGYGGVNLLSGGFKAWQTAALPVETGTLAAKASFVPKPRPGAISPAEFAKVAELAPAERGAVILDVRNPDETKNGTIKGALTIPEPQLLARLAELPKGAKILCHCSTGIRAELAYHLLKEKGFEVRFLPTEITIIDTGDFTID; this is encoded by the coding sequence ATGAACCGTCCGAACCGATTCCCCCTCCTGCTCGCCTGCATCGCCGCCAGCACCACACTGGTCGCCGCGGACGCCCCTGCCAAGCCGGCTTCCGCCAAGATCTGCACCACCTGCCACACCACCGCCCCCGACAACCTCCGCGGTCACTTCGACAACCTGGCCCTGAAGAACAACTCCTTCCAGCTCAAGATCGACGAGCGCACCGAGGTGCTCCGCTTCGACAAGGCCACCGTGAAGGTCGTGACGCCCGAACCCGCCGCCGATGTGGACGCAGCGCTCAAGAGCATCGCCAGGGGCCACGAAGTGCGCGTGCAGTTCACGGAGAGGGACGGCGTGAAGACCGCCGTGGCCGTGTTCGCCAAGCCCCCGGTGAAGCTGGCGGCCCATGAGACCGTCACCCTGGACGAGATCCAGAAGCTGGTGGCCATGGGCCCGGAGAAGGGGAAATACTTCCTCTTCGATTCCCGTCCCACGCCCCGCTTCCTGGAAGGTGCCATCCCCACGGCCGTGAACCTGCCCTTCCCCGCCTTCGACAAGAACGCGGACAAGCTTCCCGCCGACAAGCAGGCGCTGGTGATCTTCTACTGCAGCGGAAAGACCTGCAACATGAGCCCCGGCTCGCTGGCCAAGGCCAAGAAGCTGGGCTACACCAACGCCAAGGTGTTCATCGACGGCATGCCCGCCTGGACCAAGAAGAATTATGGCGTGCTGAGCCCCGCGGCCCTGAAGACCGCCTTCGTCGACACCAGCACCCCGCTGGTGATCCTGGATGCCCGTCCCACGGCCGAGGCTTCCAAGGGCTTCATCAAGGGGGCGGTGGCCGCCGATCCCGCCAAGCTCGCCGACCTGCTCAAGACCTTCCCCGCCCCCAAGCTGAAGCCCCCCATCGTGGTGGTGGATGAAACGGGCGGTGCTTCTGCCAAAGCCGTGGCCGCAGAGCTCATCAAGGCCGGCTATGGCGGCGTGAACCTCCTTTCCGGCGGCTTCAAGGCCTGGCAGACCGCGGCCCTGCCCGTGGAGACCGGCACCCTGGCCGCCAAGGCCAGCTTCGTGCCCAAGCCCCGCCCGGGCGCCATCTCCCCGGCCGAGTTCGCCAAGGTGGCCGAACTGGCCCCGGCGGAGCGGGGCGCCGTGATTCTCGATGTGCGGAACCCCGACGAGACGAAGAACGGCACCATCAAGGGTGCCCTCACGATTCCCGAGCCCCAGCTCCTGGCCCGCCTCGCCGAGCTCCCCAAGGGCGCGAAGATCCTCTGCCACTGCTCCACCGGCATCCGCGCTGAGCTGGCCTACCACCTGCTGAAGGAGAAGGGCTTCGAGGTGCGGTTCCTCCCCACGGAGATCACCATCATCGACACCGGCGACTTCACCATCGACTAG
- a CDS encoding methyl-accepting chemotaxis protein, with protein MWMKALRTYLQSLGGKVFSTAMTPVLFFIVLIAGYMLPTVHSLLLNAKKEGLRHVVESAHSQVSHLVEEAKAGRLSQEEAQVRAKDLVGALRFDGSNYVYIHGPNHSVLLLPVARQLEGKAGEELPPATLAIVKAMRQVSAPTTGGFYDYPYAKPGKEGLFPKSAYAKRIEAWDWVVGAGVYLDDVDTEMRRISWAILGATLAVAILVAFISQKRSRSAVKPLKQLVLGLRESDLSKRIEVETQDEIGEAAEAFNAYNGRMRGTVQTIGSYADRVASGSSELAATSQEMARAVDDIARVSEELKKSGEQVTAAMERLSGNAGTMRERTQQTEAAGGEAVQDTARGAEAGQSAAQGMEQIQDATSQIVKAVQVIQDIARQTNLLSLNAAIEAAKAGSMGKGFAVVAEEVRKLAERSRSAALEIEQLNQRAQEAVAGGVDGVSLSLKNLQAIRDRISHIATSIRDIGALSQEQATTSQEVTRRMNQTTDQLAQNASATQELSATVHEITKTSDDLASVAEGLRKVVDGFKV; from the coding sequence ATGTGGATGAAGGCACTGCGCACCTATCTCCAGTCCCTGGGCGGCAAGGTCTTTTCCACGGCCATGACCCCCGTGCTCTTCTTCATCGTGCTGATCGCCGGCTACATGCTCCCGACGGTGCACAGCCTCCTGCTGAACGCCAAAAAGGAGGGCCTGAGGCATGTGGTCGAAAGCGCCCACTCCCAGGTGAGCCACCTGGTGGAGGAAGCCAAGGCCGGCCGCCTGAGCCAGGAGGAAGCCCAGGTCCGGGCCAAGGACCTCGTGGGCGCCCTGCGCTTCGACGGCAGCAACTATGTCTACATCCACGGGCCCAACCACAGCGTCCTCCTCCTGCCCGTTGCCCGGCAGCTGGAAGGCAAGGCCGGCGAGGAGCTGCCCCCGGCCACCCTGGCAATCGTCAAGGCCATGCGGCAAGTGTCCGCGCCCACGACCGGGGGATTCTACGACTACCCCTACGCCAAGCCCGGCAAAGAGGGCCTCTTCCCCAAGTCGGCCTATGCCAAGCGCATCGAGGCCTGGGACTGGGTCGTCGGGGCGGGCGTCTACCTGGATGATGTCGATACGGAAATGCGCCGGATCAGCTGGGCCATCCTCGGCGCCACCCTGGCCGTGGCCATCCTGGTGGCCTTCATTTCGCAGAAGCGCTCCCGGTCGGCCGTGAAACCCCTGAAGCAGCTGGTCCTGGGCCTTCGCGAAAGCGACCTCTCGAAACGGATCGAGGTGGAGACCCAGGATGAGATCGGCGAAGCGGCCGAGGCCTTCAACGCCTACAACGGGCGCATGCGGGGCACGGTCCAGACCATCGGGTCCTATGCCGATCGGGTGGCCTCCGGCAGCTCGGAGCTGGCCGCCACCTCCCAGGAAATGGCCCGCGCGGTCGATGACATCGCGAGGGTGAGTGAGGAGCTGAAGAAATCCGGCGAGCAGGTCACGGCCGCCATGGAGCGCCTGAGCGGCAACGCCGGGACCATGCGCGAGCGCACCCAGCAGACCGAGGCCGCCGGCGGAGAGGCCGTCCAGGACACGGCCCGGGGTGCCGAGGCGGGCCAGAGCGCGGCCCAGGGCATGGAGCAGATCCAGGACGCCACCTCCCAGATCGTGAAGGCCGTCCAGGTCATCCAGGACATCGCTCGCCAGACCAACCTGCTCTCCTTGAACGCGGCCATCGAGGCGGCCAAAGCGGGCTCCATGGGCAAGGGCTTCGCCGTGGTGGCTGAGGAGGTCCGCAAGCTCGCCGAGCGGTCCCGCAGCGCCGCCCTTGAAATCGAGCAGCTCAACCAGCGTGCCCAGGAAGCGGTGGCGGGTGGTGTGGACGGGGTCAGCCTCAGCCTGAAGAACCTCCAGGCCATCCGGGACCGGATCAGCCACATCGCCACCAGCATCCGGGACATCGGCGCCCTCAGCCAGGAACAGGCGACCACCAGCCAGGAGGTCACCCGGCGCATGAATCAGACCACGGACCAGCTTGCCCAGAACGCCTCAGCGACCCAGGAGCTTTCCGCCACCGTCCACGAGATCACCAAGACCTCCGATGACCTGGCCAGTGTGGCCGAAGGGCTCCGGAAGGTGGTGGACGGCTTCAAGGTCTGA
- the gmhA gene encoding D-sedoheptulose 7-phosphate isomerase: protein MKQTLLQHVQESVQLKQAFFARELDHILAQADDMAERLRRGGRILVCGNGGSAADAQHLAAELSGRYLKERRALAGIALTTDTSALTAIGNDYGFDQIFSRQVEALGRPGDLLIGISTSGNSPNVIRAVASAKELGIRTLGLLGRDGGKLAGLMDDALVVPSPVTARIQEVHQMIYHFWCEALDAEF from the coding sequence ATGAAGCAGACCCTTCTCCAGCATGTCCAGGAGTCCGTCCAGCTGAAGCAGGCCTTCTTCGCCCGGGAGCTGGACCACATCCTCGCCCAGGCCGACGACATGGCCGAACGGCTCCGGCGGGGCGGGCGCATCCTCGTCTGCGGCAACGGCGGCAGCGCCGCCGACGCCCAGCACCTGGCCGCCGAGCTGAGCGGCCGCTACCTCAAGGAGCGCCGGGCCCTCGCGGGCATCGCCCTCACCACGGACACCTCGGCCCTGACGGCCATCGGCAACGACTACGGCTTCGACCAGATCTTCTCCCGCCAGGTGGAGGCCCTGGGCCGGCCGGGCGACCTGCTCATCGGCATCAGCACCAGCGGCAACAGCCCCAATGTCATCCGCGCCGTAGCCTCCGCCAAGGAGCTCGGCATCCGCACCCTGGGCCTGCTGGGCCGGGATGGCGGGAAGCTGGCCGGCCTGATGGACGATGCCCTGGTGGTGCCTTCTCCAGTGACGGCGCGCATCCAGGAGGTCCACCAGATGATCTACCACTTCTGGTGCGAGGCCCTTGATGCCGAGTTCTGA
- a CDS encoding DUF4124 domain-containing protein, with protein MNAAAGLLLLVLLGQQPRTYYWRDAAGQTHITNTPPPADAEILDPPPPPSVETGRPGARVVPIRQSDSRGGREPVVLNPAQQQAWSTLDAHLAKARSEGDRRTLEAVTDSLIHDCLWGNGLWAMPALPVLSLLLMGLMGWWLALGLRTDLRIPLVGGFLVLGLAFGHLLVGTFLYHPQSVRLRQNLELLELHMGTGRTLRPEHRTLLQQRYLALEQAAEPTKAPWRFPEEVQTLREVMKRVMVEP; from the coding sequence GTGAACGCGGCCGCCGGCCTGCTGCTCCTGGTCCTCCTGGGCCAGCAGCCGCGAACCTACTACTGGCGCGATGCCGCCGGTCAGACCCACATCACCAACACGCCCCCGCCCGCAGATGCCGAAATCCTCGATCCTCCGCCCCCGCCGAGCGTGGAGACGGGAAGGCCGGGCGCCCGCGTGGTGCCCATCCGGCAGAGCGACAGCCGGGGGGGACGCGAGCCCGTGGTGCTGAACCCCGCCCAACAGCAGGCCTGGAGCACCCTCGACGCCCACCTGGCCAAGGCGCGCAGCGAAGGGGACCGACGGACCTTGGAGGCCGTGACCGATTCCCTCATCCACGACTGCCTGTGGGGCAACGGGCTCTGGGCCATGCCAGCCCTCCCCGTCCTGTCCCTGCTGCTCATGGGCCTCATGGGCTGGTGGCTGGCCCTGGGGCTGCGGACCGACCTCCGGATCCCCCTGGTGGGCGGCTTCCTGGTCCTGGGCCTGGCCTTCGGCCACCTGCTCGTAGGCACCTTCCTCTACCATCCCCAGTCCGTCCGCCTGCGGCAGAACCTCGAGCTGCTCGAACTCCACATGGGGACGGGCCGGACCCTGCGCCCCGAGCACCGGACCCTGCTCCAGCAGCGCTACCTGGCCCTGGAACAGGCCGCCGAACCCACGAAGGCACCCTGGCGCTTCCCGGAGGAAGTCCAGACCCTCCGGGAGGTCATGAAGCGGGTGATGGTTGAGCCCTGA
- a CDS encoding coproporphyrinogen-III oxidase family protein codes for MSPDLPPVLAERLPALRSAAQAEPLGLYLHIPFCLDRCTYCSFTTTRDRELQPATIRRLISQVQAWGEALGCPRVDTLYLGGGTPSLLTPAELAELTAAVRGAFDLSPLREATFEANPGTVDLAWLQQARALGWDRVSLGVQALDDGLLGRLGRIHGEAQALEALDLAGRAGFHRRSADLMVGIPGQSLAKVVEDARVLAATGIDHLSIYLLDLDKACPLRADIDAGRLSLPSEDEVADVFEALQDALPGLGLAPYEISNYARPGAESIHNTRYWERRPYLGLGPSAASQLGAFRWTESAVIPAWADGRGALDVQELDAAEILAEIPLLGLRLHRGVAWGALRGEADARHLRPLCDGWEARLHDLAKEGLVVWEGDQVRLSPRGMLLSNGILQMFV; via the coding sequence TTGAGCCCTGACCTTCCGCCCGTCCTGGCGGAGCGGCTTCCGGCGCTCAGATCCGCCGCCCAGGCGGAGCCCCTGGGCCTCTACCTGCACATCCCCTTCTGCCTGGACCGCTGCACCTACTGCTCCTTCACCACCACCCGGGACCGCGAGCTCCAACCCGCGACGATCCGCCGGCTGATCTCGCAGGTCCAGGCCTGGGGCGAGGCCCTCGGCTGCCCCCGGGTGGACACCCTGTACCTGGGCGGCGGCACGCCGTCGCTGCTGACACCGGCGGAGCTGGCGGAACTCACCGCCGCTGTGCGGGGGGCCTTCGACCTGTCGCCCCTGCGCGAGGCCACCTTCGAGGCCAATCCCGGCACCGTGGACCTGGCCTGGCTCCAGCAGGCGCGCGCGCTGGGCTGGGATCGCGTCAGCCTCGGCGTGCAGGCCCTGGACGATGGGCTGCTGGGACGGCTGGGACGCATCCACGGCGAGGCCCAGGCCCTGGAGGCCCTGGACCTGGCGGGCCGCGCTGGATTCCATCGCCGCAGCGCCGACCTCATGGTGGGCATCCCCGGCCAGTCGCTGGCCAAGGTGGTCGAGGACGCCCGGGTGCTTGCCGCTACCGGCATCGACCACCTCAGCATCTACCTGCTGGACCTGGACAAGGCCTGCCCCCTCCGCGCCGACATCGATGCGGGACGGCTGTCGCTCCCCTCCGAGGACGAGGTCGCCGATGTGTTCGAGGCCCTGCAGGACGCCCTGCCGGGCCTGGGGCTCGCGCCGTACGAGATCAGCAACTACGCCCGGCCCGGTGCGGAGTCCATCCACAACACCCGCTACTGGGAGCGCCGGCCCTACCTGGGTCTGGGTCCCAGCGCCGCCTCCCAGCTGGGCGCCTTCCGCTGGACCGAATCCGCCGTGATTCCGGCCTGGGCCGATGGGCGCGGCGCCCTTGATGTCCAGGAGCTGGATGCCGCTGAGATCCTGGCTGAAATCCCCCTCCTGGGGCTGCGCTTGCACCGGGGCGTGGCCTGGGGCGCGCTCCGCGGCGAAGCCGATGCCCGCCACCTGCGGCCCCTCTGCGACGGGTGGGAAGCGAGGCTGCACGACTTGGCCAAAGAAGGACTCGTCGTGTGGGAGGGCGATCAGGTGCGCCTCAGCCCCCGCGGGATGCTCCTGAGCAACGGCATCCTCCAGATGTTCGTCTAG
- a CDS encoding DMT family transporter: MLYLGEGAALLTSLCWSLNSVCFTVAGRRVGSASVNLGRLLMAWGVLILVHLALYGSLFPLQAGGARLGWLGLSGLIGFALGDAVLFEAFLLIGPRLAMLLMTLSPIFSALLAWLFLGQSMSLAKIMAMALTLGGIAWVVWGDGDHEAHPHLWRGVLLGIGGALGQSVGLVFSMFGLAGDFPPISANLIRVTAGLAALLLYFGATGRLRGSLGSLRDGRATAFIGLGALTGPVLGVVLSLIAIAKAPMGVAATLMSLSPVILLPVSHFVFKEKVGGHAILGTLLALAGAAALFFV, encoded by the coding sequence GTGCTTTACCTCGGCGAAGGCGCCGCCCTCCTCACCTCGCTCTGCTGGTCGCTGAACTCCGTGTGCTTCACCGTGGCCGGGCGCCGGGTGGGCTCGGCCTCGGTGAATCTGGGGCGCCTGCTCATGGCCTGGGGGGTGCTGATCCTGGTGCACCTGGCGCTCTATGGCAGCCTCTTTCCCCTGCAGGCCGGAGGGGCCCGCCTGGGCTGGCTGGGCCTGTCCGGGCTCATTGGCTTCGCCCTGGGCGACGCGGTGCTCTTCGAGGCCTTTCTGCTGATCGGGCCGCGGCTGGCCATGCTGCTGATGACCCTCTCGCCCATCTTCAGCGCCCTTCTGGCTTGGCTGTTCCTGGGGCAGAGCATGAGCCTCGCCAAGATCATGGCCATGGCCCTCACCCTGGGCGGCATCGCCTGGGTGGTGTGGGGCGATGGTGACCACGAGGCCCATCCCCACCTGTGGCGCGGTGTCCTGCTGGGCATCGGCGGCGCCCTGGGCCAGTCCGTGGGCCTGGTGTTCAGCATGTTCGGCCTGGCGGGCGATTTTCCGCCCATCTCAGCCAACCTCATCCGCGTGACCGCGGGCCTGGCCGCACTGCTGCTCTATTTCGGCGCGACGGGACGCCTGCGGGGCAGCCTGGGCAGCCTGCGGGATGGCCGCGCCACGGCCTTCATCGGCCTTGGCGCCCTCACGGGCCCTGTGCTGGGCGTGGTGCTCTCGCTCATCGCCATCGCCAAGGCCCCCATGGGCGTGGCGGCCACCCTGATGTCGCTCTCCCCGGTGATCCTGCTGCCGGTCTCCCACTTTGTCTTCAAGGAGAAGGTGGGCGGCCATGCGATCCTCGGAACGCTGCTGGCCCTCGCGGGCGCCGCGGCCTTGTTCTTCGTCTAG
- the pip gene encoding prolyl aminopeptidase, with the protein MSLLKDPVSWLYPALEPRQTHRLKVSALHELHVEESGNPQGKPVIFLHGGPGGGTSPKHRRYFDPAKYRIILFDQRGCGQSTPYAEVRENGTWDLVADIERIREHLGIERWMVFGGSWGATLGLAYAETHPQRVTELILRGVFLLRQREVDWLYQEGASRVFPDAWEPYRDAIPAAERGDFLQAYAKRLLSEDPALNLPAAKAWSIWEGATSKLIPDPDFIASYGDEATTLAFARIECHYFLNKGWMEEGQLLRDATRLKGIPGAIIQGRYDMVCPIESAWALSQAWPEADLVIVPDAGHSAYEPGISRALVAATDRFAG; encoded by the coding sequence ATGTCCCTGCTCAAGGATCCCGTCAGCTGGCTCTATCCGGCCCTCGAGCCCCGCCAGACCCACCGCCTGAAGGTCTCGGCGTTGCATGAGCTCCATGTCGAGGAGAGCGGAAACCCGCAGGGCAAACCCGTGATCTTCCTTCACGGGGGCCCCGGCGGCGGCACCAGCCCCAAGCACCGCCGCTACTTCGATCCCGCCAAGTACCGCATCATCCTCTTCGACCAGCGGGGCTGCGGCCAGAGCACCCCCTACGCCGAGGTCCGCGAGAACGGCACCTGGGACCTGGTGGCCGATATCGAGCGCATCCGCGAGCACCTGGGCATCGAGCGCTGGATGGTCTTCGGCGGCTCCTGGGGCGCCACGCTGGGTTTGGCCTATGCGGAGACCCACCCGCAGCGCGTGACGGAACTGATCCTCCGCGGCGTGTTCCTGCTGCGGCAGCGCGAGGTGGATTGGCTCTACCAGGAGGGGGCCAGCCGCGTGTTCCCCGACGCCTGGGAACCCTACCGCGATGCCATCCCCGCCGCCGAGCGGGGCGACTTCCTGCAGGCCTACGCCAAGCGCCTGCTGAGCGAGGACCCCGCCCTGAACCTGCCGGCGGCCAAGGCCTGGAGCATCTGGGAGGGCGCCACCAGCAAGCTCATCCCCGACCCCGACTTCATCGCCTCCTACGGCGACGAGGCCACGACCCTGGCCTTCGCGCGCATCGAGTGTCACTACTTCCTGAACAAGGGCTGGATGGAGGAGGGTCAGCTGTTGCGGGACGCGACCCGGCTCAAGGGCATTCCCGGTGCCATCATCCAAGGCCGCTACGACATGGTCTGCCCCATCGAAAGTGCCTGGGCCCTGTCCCAGGCCTGGCCCGAAGCCGACCTGGTCATCGTTCCCGATGCCGGGCACAGCGCTTACGAGCCCGGCATCTCCCGGGCCCTGGTGGCGGCCACGGACCGCTTCGCGGGGTGA